The Fusobacterium polymorphum genome segment GCAAGTATTGCTTCTTTTTCTGCATCACTAAATTCTCTTTGTGGAGGATAGTCTGCATTAAATAATCTTTTAGTTTTTATAAATTTTAACTTATTGTCAACTCCAATTTCAAATATATCCACTGTATATTTTCCTCTTTCAGTAATTAAAATTCCACCTAAATTTACAACTTTTCTTCCATATCCAAATTGGTCTGGTAAAACTCCAAAATCTCCTTTTGAAATTAAATCATCATTTGGGGTATTTACTCTAATTTGATACATTGTAGGTCCTTCCATTTCAGAAAATGAAAGTATAATTGAAAGATTTTCCAATGGAAATGGAAAAATAGGTTGAACTAAATTATCAAAAATTCCTAAGGCATCTACTCCATTAGGTACACCTTGGCTTACATCTGCTCTTAAAGCTGTTTCCACACTTCTAATTTTCATTTTATTTTCTCCCTCTTAATTTTTAATATTCGTTTATAATATAGCATAAATTAAAATAAAAATAAATATTGTTTTATTTAATTTTCTGCAATATAATATAAAAAAAATATTTGGGAGGTTTTAAAATTGAAAAATAAAATATTTATAATTGCTTTTTCTTTACTTCTTTCTATATCTGCTTTTTCAAATCCAGATGAAGTTAGAAAAAAAGATTTAAGAATTGTTGAAAAAATATATTATCTTAAAGATTCAGAAGTCCCTTTTACAGGTAAAGTTAGTGAGGGGAGAGATAGACTTTACTATTTAAATGGTAAACAAGATGGGAAATGGATATCTTTCTATAAAAATGGAAATATAAAATCTATTGTAACTTGGAAAAATGGAAAATTAAATGGTAAATATATAATCTATGAAAATAATGGAAGAAAATCTACAGAAACTATTTATAAAGATGGTAAAGAAAATGGTTACTATTATCTTTATAATTCTAACGGAACTTATCGTACAAAAGGTGCATATTCAATGGGAAAACCTATTGGAGAATGGGAATATTATGATAAAGATGGTAAGTTAACAAATAAAGTTATAGCTGAGTAAAAAAATAGTTGTAATTTTCTTAATTTTGTACTAAAATGTCTAGGAAAATTTTTTATTTTTTTAAGGAGGACATAGGGTATGAAACTAACATTACAACAAGCTATATTTACAATATCAAATTTAACTAAAAAACAAAGAAGATTACTTGATTATATTCGTGATAATTATGTAGTACCTTTAAAGGTAAATGGAAAAGATGTTTTTGAACAAGCTCAAGCAGATGAAATGTTAAAAAATTTATCTGAATTGGATTTAGTAAACCAAGATATAGTAACATTAAAAGATGGAATAAATGTTGCTAACTCTGAAAATTTTATCGAAAATAAATCTCTATTTGCACTTTTAGAGGAAGTTCGTTTAAAAAGATCTATCTTATATGATTTAGAATATCTTTTAAAAAGAGATAGTACTACGGTTGAAAATGGTGTTGGAGTTGTTCAATATGGAGTTTTAAATAAAAAAGAATTAATTGAAAAATTTGATAAATTAGAAAATGAAGTTAATTCTTTATCTGAAAAAATTGATAGTATAAACTCTAAAACTGAAATTGAAGTAAGATTACTTTCTTCAATAGATTAATTACTTTTTGGTAATAATCTAATTAATAAAATTTAAAAAGCATTAGAAGAATGTCGAACGAAATTGAATGCGATTTATATTTTATCACGAATATCCAATTCCAATGGAAACTGGTCTACCTCCATTAATTTAGTAATTAGATTATGATGGGTATGAAAATATCAAAAACTTAGGGAGTGTAGTTTTGCCTTTAACACTCCCTTTTAAAATTATTTTTCTTTTACTATCCATTTTGCAGATTTAGTTGAATCTTCTCTTGATATTTTTCCTATTTTTTTCAAATTTCTAATATGATAACGAATACCATCAAAAGTAATATTTTCTATTTTATTTGATAGTTTCCTTGCAGTAATTTTGGGATTTCTTCTATTAAATTGAGAATTTTATTTATTATTCTATCATTTTCTTGGGTAGTTTCTTAGGTAGTATTTCTTTCATTACTACCATTAAAAAATTCCTTGTTAATTCCCATAACTGCATTTGTGTCATTATCAATATCATTTAATTTTTTATATTTAAATTATTTTAAAATAAATTCAAATTCTGAGGTTTCAAATTCTGTTTCATCTTGTATTATCTGCTTAATGAAATAAATTATTAATACACTATTTAGATTAGTTTCAAAAAATATCCCTGTCTTACTTAATTCCCTTGCTTTTCTTAATTTTTCTTTATTATATGTTATATAAGTATTTCTTGCTTGTGGTAATGAAAAATCATTTTTTGCAAGCTTAGTTAATATTTTAGAATCTAAATCATATACTAATTCAAGAAATTTTTCCAGCATTTCTGAATAACTTTTTACATTTATTTTTTCACCACGAAAAATAAAACTTTGAGGTTTTGTATTTGTTACATTAATCTCAGAGTCAAGATTATAAATTTCTTCTTCATTATTATTTAATTCTATTTCTACTTTATCATACTCAAAAATTTTTAAAATTTTATTAGCTAAAAATTCTGCCCTTTTTACTATTGTTTCTTCATTCCAAGTATTACTTTTTAATATTAAATTATTTAAAATATTTGCTTTTGAATTTTCTGATATAATCTTTTTCTTTTCCAAAAATGGTTTAGTTCCAAGTTCACTATTTAAACCAGTAATTGTTAAATTTCCTAAAGTATGTAAATATAACTCATACACCTCTTTATAATTTTTCCCTATCTCTTCTTTCCAAACAACAGAATTTTCTTTTTGAGGTAATATGTGTTCAATTGTTAAATTTAATATATCAATTTTTTCTTTTGTACTATTTTCTATGGTAGATAAGATAAATTTGCAAATTGGTTTTTTATACAATGGTTTATATATAAGTGCTTGTTTAAATTCCTTATCACTTATTATCTTATCTCTTGTCTTTATTTTTTCAAAAAAACTTACTATTTTATAGTAGTAATCTTTTTGATTTGATTTTATAGTTCTATTATACAATGATTTATATATTCCTCTTAAACTATTAGATGGAATTTCACAAATTATTCTTCTTACTGTATAACTTAATAAGAATTTTAATATTTTTATCATTTCTTTTTCATTTATTTTTTTACTTTCAAAATCATCAAATAGTAATAATAAAAATGGATAGATTGTTGTTTGGTTTATCATGCTAAAACTATTTAAACATTCATTTATTTCAACAGAATATTTTTCATTTTTCCCTATAAAAGCTGAATAGTAGTAAGCATATTTTTTTAATAAAAGTAAAATCTCTTCATGATTTTTAAAGTTTTTTTCATAATATATTTTAAATTTTTGATAAATATTTTTTAATGATATGACATCAGATAATTTTGAATTTAAAAAATGAAGAAAAAACTCTTCTAAATTATCATAACCAATCATTTTTTCAATTTTTAACCAATATTCTTCAAATAAAAATTCTTGTTTCTTATCATCCATTAATAAATAATTCCTTATTAAATCAGCTACTGAAAGCTCTAACCCAGTTGAGTTTATACTTTCAAATATTATTTGTGCTTCATCTCCTTGTGAATTATCCAAAACAATTTCAACAACCTCTAATTTCTCAATTCCTTCAAGTATATCTTCTATTGTATAGTTTTTAGAAAGTGCCTCTTCAATTAGATTATCAAATAGAATATAATTTTGATATATATTAGATTCTTTTGATAATTCTTCTAACTCATTTTTCATTAAATAATTTAATTGTTCGTTATCTGATTTTATTGGCTTTAATTTTAGTTTTTGATTTTCTTCACATTTTTTATTAAAAAGGTAATCTTTTATTA includes the following:
- a CDS encoding toxin-antitoxin system YwqK family antitoxin, which produces MKNKIFIIAFSLLLSISAFSNPDEVRKKDLRIVEKIYYLKDSEVPFTGKVSEGRDRLYYLNGKQDGKWISFYKNGNIKSIVTWKNGKLNGKYIIYENNGRKSTETIYKDGKENGYYYLYNSNGTYRTKGAYSMGKPIGEWEYYDKDGKLTNKVIAE
- a CDS encoding DUF262 domain-containing protein encodes the protein MQPYKARVIRDLIGKSRRIFKIPVYQRNYDWKNTQCKKLFEDILKAYDKDKDHFMGTMVYLKITDSSQLEEVLIIDGQQRITSVYILLKALYDYAKKEENYKLEDIIKDYLFNKKCEENQKLKLKPIKSDNEQLNYLMKNELEELSKESNIYQNYILFDNLIEEALSKNYTIEDILEGIEKLEVVEIVLDNSQGDEAQIIFESINSTGLELSVADLIRNYLLMDDKKQEFLFEEYWLKIEKMIGYDNLEEFFLHFLNSKLSDVISLKNIYQKFKIYYEKNFKNHEEILLLLKKYAYYYSAFIGKNEKYSVEINECLNSFSMINQTTIYPFLLLLFDDFESKKINEKEMIKILKFLLSYTVRRIICEIPSNSLRGIYKSLYNRTIKSNQKDYYYKIVSFFEKIKTRDKIISDKEFKQALIYKPLYKKPICKFILSTIENSTKEKIDILNLTIEHILPQKENSVVWKEEIGKNYKEVYELYLHTLGNLTITGLNSELGTKPFLEKKKIISENSKANILNNLILKSNTWNEETIVKRAEFLANKILKIFEYDKVEIELNNNEEEIYNLDSEINVTNTKPQSFIFRGEKINVKSYSEMLEKFLELVYDLDSKILTKLAKNDFSLPQARNTYITYNKEKLRKARELSKTGIFFETNLNSVLIIYFIKQIIQDETEFETSEFEFILK